The following coding sequences lie in one Brienomyrus brachyistius isolate T26 unplaced genomic scaffold, BBRACH_0.4 scaffold27, whole genome shotgun sequence genomic window:
- the LOC125720838 gene encoding uncharacterized protein LOC125720838, whose product MTDHKKRSKKARRISEEPEIRLGACALSRLWFPSGDEEEVILRPAETESSDPVLQPPFRRYDYRPEGLANGGGIRKGRDAIPRVPRSVKGTTPVSPAVLANRFFTLQGLYWRPVQPLPPAQPPSLPPSPAAAPGQAPPLQPPAAPGQVPPLQPPAAPGQAPPLQPPATPGQAPPPPAPSPDRAPSPDRAPSPDRAPSPDRAPAAPEAPPPQLPPVPSPPVTVSPSPRRTRPRPGVMSVSRKGRGHRRRTGVPPTLPPGSPCLACAGARMAPAGPGPPGRLSPAGPSPVPRRPASLPPPVPGRSPGGSPTAAPWSPAGPLPSARRRTSPPAAAPPLALPSPWPLPAPSSPFPVLPPAPSLAPPRVPRPVSSAPSRSPPAPASRPPAAPPATSRRPLGLPRAPPSSPSLSPYAPAFVPPVSAPLFSARPFVPPVSVPCAPVYPPCTPGPFVPPVPSVSPFLVCLSAFPTLCQVLSFVLSLALFCASVLFPVLR is encoded by the exons atgacggaccacaagaAGAGGAGCAAGAAGGCCAGGCGGATCTCGGAGGAGCCAGAGATCCGTCTGGGAGCGTGCGCATTATCCCGGCTGTGGTTCCCGTCtggggacgaggaggaagtAATCCTCCGTCCCGCCGAGACAGAGTCCAGCGACCCCGTCCTCCAACCGCCATTCAGGCGGTATGATTACCGGCCCGAGGGACTGGCCAACGGAGGAGGGATACGGAAGGGGAGAGACGCCATTCCGCGCGTCCCCCGCTCTGTTAAAGGGACCACGCCAGTTTCGCCCGCGGTCCTGGCCAACcggttcttcaccctccaggggttatactggagg cccgtgcagccgctgccgcctgcgcagccgccttcgctgcccccttcgcctgctgcagctccagggcaggcgcccccactgcagccacctgcagctccagggcaggtgcccccactgcagccacctgcagctccagggcaggcgcccccactgcagccacctgcaactccagggcaggcgccccctccgcctgctccaagtcctgaccgcgctccaagtcctgaccgcgctccaagtcctgaccgcgctccaagtcctgaccgcgctccagcagctccagaggcgccccctccacagctgcctccagtcccttctccccctgtgactgtgtctccctcgccccggcgaactcgacctcgacctggggtcatgtctgtgtcccgtaaagggaggggacacagacgcaggactggggtcccgcccaccctgccccctggctcgccctgcctcgcctgcgctggggctcggatgGCGCCcgcaggtcctggccctccgggtcggctgtcgcctgcgggtccctctccggtgcctcgtcgccctgcctcgctcccccctccggtgcctggtcggtcgcctgggggctccccgacggcggctccttggtcgcctgcggggcccctaccttcagcccgtcggaggacgtcgccgcctgcggcggctccccccctcgccttgccttcgccctggccccttccagctccctcgtcccctttcccggtgctccctcctgctccctccctggcccctccgcgggtccctcgccctgtctcctcagccccttctcggtcccctccggctccggcctcccggccgcctgcggcccctccggctacctcccgtcgcccgctgggtctccctcgggctccccctagttccccctccttgtctccctacgcccctgcctttgtcccgcctgtctctgcccctctgttttctgctcgccctttcgttccgcccgtctctgttccttgtgccccggtgtacccgccttgcactcctggcccctttgttccgcccgttccttctgtgtctcccttcctggtttgcctgtctgccttcccgaccctctgtcaggttttgtcttttgtcttgtccctcgctctgttttgtgcctcggtcctgttccctgtcctgcgttga